In one Salvelinus fontinalis isolate EN_2023a chromosome 16, ASM2944872v1, whole genome shotgun sequence genomic region, the following are encoded:
- the LOC129812622 gene encoding gamma-aminobutyric acid receptor subunit rho-1-like isoform X1 gives MCTMQVDTVFVLFCICLMGVAGRSAHQRGQKLETYKQSRSRRQTSRMDGGTHSKSERPILKRSSDMTKSPMTKSEQLLRIDDHDFTMRPAFGGPPIPVGVDVQVESLDTISEVDMDFTMTLYLRHYWKDERLSFPSTNNQSMTFDSRLAKKIWVPDMFFVHSKRSFIHDTTTDNVMLRVHPDGNVLYSLRITVTAMCNMDLSRFPLDTQTCSLEIESYAYTDDDLMLYWKKGNESLNTDERISLSQFLIQKFHTTTKLAFYSSTGWYNRLYIHFTLRRHVFFFLLQTYFPATLMVMLSWVSFWIDRRAVPARVPLGMKGPCQKDKKVSSSRYHHGAHHVHHHHWSQRLHAQSVLHQSSRHLPVGQFCVCLPLGHRVCSGQLPLDRAGTEREEAKRKVALYLWHWQPGRHDVRPPDLRLHHHGRQQHSELWHSRELWDARERRQAGEDVGPGGSGGSPAHGPGKEARLCEHLDRHPRHRQVLTGPIPWFLRPVQHHLLVYLLLTPDLCHKWGRTLLPYHTHMLQLEHNMVIFIKHQMDRELT, from the exons ATCCAGGAGACAAACGTCAAGAATGGATGGAGGAACTCATAGCAAGTCTGAAAG ACCAATTCTAAAGCGAAGTTCAGACATGACAAAATCTCCCATGACAAAATCTGAGCAGCTCCTAAGAATAGATGACCATGATTTTACCATGAGACCAGCATTTGGAG GACCCCCTATTCCAGTTGGGGTAGATGTTCAGGTTGAAAGTCTGGACACAATCTCTGAAGTGGATATG GACTTCACCATGACCCTGTACCTGAGGCACTACTGGAAGGACGAGCGCCTGTCCTTCCCCAGCACCAATAACCAGAGCATGACCTTCGACAGCAGGCTGGCCAAGAAGATCTGGGTTCCTGACATGTTCTTCGTCCACTCCAAGAGGTCCTTCATCCATGACACCACCACAGACAACGTCATGCTGAGGGTGCACCCTGACGGAAATGTGCTCTACAGTCTAAG AATCACAGTCACGGCCATGTGCAACATGGACCTGAGTCGCTTCCCTCTGGACACACAGACCTGCTCGCTGGAGATAGAGAGCT ACGCGTACACGGACGATGACCTCATGCTGTACTGGAAGAAAGGCAACGAGTCACTGAACACGGACGAGAGGATATCTTTATCCCAGTTCCTCATCCAGAAGTTCCACACCACTACAAAGCTGGCCTTTTATAGCAGTACAG GCTGGTACAACCGTCTGTACATCCACTTCACTCTACGACGCCACGTCTTCTTCTTCCTGCTCCAAACCTACTTCCCTGCCACCCTCATGGTCATGCTGTCCTGGGTCTCCTTCTGGATTGACCGCAGGGCTGTCCCCGCTAGGGTCCCTTTGGGTATGAAAGGCCCTTGCCAGAAGGACAAGAAAGTTTCTAGCTCTAG GTATCACCACGGTGCTCACCATGTCCACCATCATCACTGGAGTCAACGCCTCCATGCCCAGAGTGTCCTACATCAAAGCAGTAGACATCTACCTGTGGGTCAGTTTTGTGTTTGTCTTCCTCTCGGTCATAGAGTATGCAGCGGTCAACTACCTCTCGACCGTGCAGGAACGGAAAGAGAGGAAGCTAAGAGAAAGG TTGCCCTGTACCTGTGGCATTGGCAACCCGGACGACATGACGTGCGACCCCCAGATCTCCGGCTACACCACCATGGACGTCAACAGCACAGCGAACTATGGCACAGCAGGGAACTATGGGATGCCAGAGAACGGCGGCAGGCAGGAGAGGATGTTGGCCCAGGTGGTTCTGGGGGATCCCCAGCTCACGGGCCAGGTAAAGAGGCCAGGCTATGTGAACATTTGGATAGACACCCACGCCATAGACAAGTACTCACGGGTCCTATTCCCTGGTTCCTACGCCCTGTTCAACATCATCTACTGGTCTATCTACTCCTAACGCCTGACCTGTGCCACAAATGGGGAAGGACTCTTCTACCCTATCACACTCACATGCTGCAGTTAGAGCACAACATGGTCATATTTATTAAGCACCAAATGGACAGAGAACTGACTTAA
- the LOC129812622 gene encoding gamma-aminobutyric acid receptor subunit rho-1-like isoform X4, translating into MCTMQVDTVFVLFCICLMGVAGRSAHQRGQKLETYKQSRSRRQTSRMDGGTHSKSERPILKRSSDMTKSPMTKSEQLLRIDDHDFTMRPAFGGPPIPVGVDVQVESLDTISEVDMDFTMTLYLRHYWKDERLSFPSTNNQSMTFDSRLAKKIWVPDMFFVHSKRSFIHDTTTDNVMLRVHPDGNVLYSLRITVTAMCNMDLSRFPLDTQTCSLEIESYAYTDDDLMLYWKKGNESLNTDERISLSQFLIQKFHTTTKLAFYSSTGWYNRLYIHFTLRRHVFFFLLQTYFPATLMVMLSWVSFWIDRRAVPARVPLGITTVLTMSTIITGVNASMPRVSYIKAVDIYLWLPCTCGIGNPDDMTCDPQISGYTTMDVNSTANYGTAGNYGMPENGGRQERMLAQVVLGDPQLTGQVKRPGYVNIWIDTHAIDKYSRVLFPGSYALFNIIYWSIYS; encoded by the exons ATCCAGGAGACAAACGTCAAGAATGGATGGAGGAACTCATAGCAAGTCTGAAAG ACCAATTCTAAAGCGAAGTTCAGACATGACAAAATCTCCCATGACAAAATCTGAGCAGCTCCTAAGAATAGATGACCATGATTTTACCATGAGACCAGCATTTGGAG GACCCCCTATTCCAGTTGGGGTAGATGTTCAGGTTGAAAGTCTGGACACAATCTCTGAAGTGGATATG GACTTCACCATGACCCTGTACCTGAGGCACTACTGGAAGGACGAGCGCCTGTCCTTCCCCAGCACCAATAACCAGAGCATGACCTTCGACAGCAGGCTGGCCAAGAAGATCTGGGTTCCTGACATGTTCTTCGTCCACTCCAAGAGGTCCTTCATCCATGACACCACCACAGACAACGTCATGCTGAGGGTGCACCCTGACGGAAATGTGCTCTACAGTCTAAG AATCACAGTCACGGCCATGTGCAACATGGACCTGAGTCGCTTCCCTCTGGACACACAGACCTGCTCGCTGGAGATAGAGAGCT ACGCGTACACGGACGATGACCTCATGCTGTACTGGAAGAAAGGCAACGAGTCACTGAACACGGACGAGAGGATATCTTTATCCCAGTTCCTCATCCAGAAGTTCCACACCACTACAAAGCTGGCCTTTTATAGCAGTACAG GCTGGTACAACCGTCTGTACATCCACTTCACTCTACGACGCCACGTCTTCTTCTTCCTGCTCCAAACCTACTTCCCTGCCACCCTCATGGTCATGCTGTCCTGGGTCTCCTTCTGGATTGACCGCAGGGCTGTCCCCGCTAGGGTCCCTTTGG GTATCACCACGGTGCTCACCATGTCCACCATCATCACTGGAGTCAACGCCTCCATGCCCAGAGTGTCCTACATCAAAGCAGTAGACATCTACCTGTGG TTGCCCTGTACCTGTGGCATTGGCAACCCGGACGACATGACGTGCGACCCCCAGATCTCCGGCTACACCACCATGGACGTCAACAGCACAGCGAACTATGGCACAGCAGGGAACTATGGGATGCCAGAGAACGGCGGCAGGCAGGAGAGGATGTTGGCCCAGGTGGTTCTGGGGGATCCCCAGCTCACGGGCCAGGTAAAGAGGCCAGGCTATGTGAACATTTGGATAGACACCCACGCCATAGACAAGTACTCACGGGTCCTATTCCCTGGTTCCTACGCCCTGTTCAACATCATCTACTGGTCTATCTACTCCTAA
- the LOC129812622 gene encoding gamma-aminobutyric acid receptor subunit rho-1-like isoform X3, whose translation MCTMQVDTVFVLFCICLMGVAGRSAHQRGQKLETYKQSRSRRQTSRMDGGTHSKSERPILKRSSDMTKSPMTKSEQLLRIDDHDFTMRPAFGGPPIPVGVDVQVESLDTISEVDMDFTMTLYLRHYWKDERLSFPSTNNQSMTFDSRLAKKIWVPDMFFVHSKRSFIHDTTTDNVMLRVHPDGNVLYSLRITVTAMCNMDLSRFPLDTQTCSLEIESYAYTDDDLMLYWKKGNESLNTDERISLSQFLIQKFHTTTKLAFYSSTGWYNRLYIHFTLRRHVFFFLLQTYFPATLMVMLSWVSFWIDRRAVPARVPLGITTVLTMSTIITGVNASMPRVSYIKAVDIYLWVSFVFVFLSVIEYAAVNYLSTVQERKERKLRERLPCTCGIGNPDDMTCDPQISGYTTMDVNSTANYGTAGNYGMPENGGRQERMLAQVVLGDPQLTGQVKRPGYVNIWIDTHAIDKYSRVLFPGSYALFNIIYWSIYS comes from the exons ATCCAGGAGACAAACGTCAAGAATGGATGGAGGAACTCATAGCAAGTCTGAAAG ACCAATTCTAAAGCGAAGTTCAGACATGACAAAATCTCCCATGACAAAATCTGAGCAGCTCCTAAGAATAGATGACCATGATTTTACCATGAGACCAGCATTTGGAG GACCCCCTATTCCAGTTGGGGTAGATGTTCAGGTTGAAAGTCTGGACACAATCTCTGAAGTGGATATG GACTTCACCATGACCCTGTACCTGAGGCACTACTGGAAGGACGAGCGCCTGTCCTTCCCCAGCACCAATAACCAGAGCATGACCTTCGACAGCAGGCTGGCCAAGAAGATCTGGGTTCCTGACATGTTCTTCGTCCACTCCAAGAGGTCCTTCATCCATGACACCACCACAGACAACGTCATGCTGAGGGTGCACCCTGACGGAAATGTGCTCTACAGTCTAAG AATCACAGTCACGGCCATGTGCAACATGGACCTGAGTCGCTTCCCTCTGGACACACAGACCTGCTCGCTGGAGATAGAGAGCT ACGCGTACACGGACGATGACCTCATGCTGTACTGGAAGAAAGGCAACGAGTCACTGAACACGGACGAGAGGATATCTTTATCCCAGTTCCTCATCCAGAAGTTCCACACCACTACAAAGCTGGCCTTTTATAGCAGTACAG GCTGGTACAACCGTCTGTACATCCACTTCACTCTACGACGCCACGTCTTCTTCTTCCTGCTCCAAACCTACTTCCCTGCCACCCTCATGGTCATGCTGTCCTGGGTCTCCTTCTGGATTGACCGCAGGGCTGTCCCCGCTAGGGTCCCTTTGG GTATCACCACGGTGCTCACCATGTCCACCATCATCACTGGAGTCAACGCCTCCATGCCCAGAGTGTCCTACATCAAAGCAGTAGACATCTACCTGTGGGTCAGTTTTGTGTTTGTCTTCCTCTCGGTCATAGAGTATGCAGCGGTCAACTACCTCTCGACCGTGCAGGAACGGAAAGAGAGGAAGCTAAGAGAAAGG TTGCCCTGTACCTGTGGCATTGGCAACCCGGACGACATGACGTGCGACCCCCAGATCTCCGGCTACACCACCATGGACGTCAACAGCACAGCGAACTATGGCACAGCAGGGAACTATGGGATGCCAGAGAACGGCGGCAGGCAGGAGAGGATGTTGGCCCAGGTGGTTCTGGGGGATCCCCAGCTCACGGGCCAGGTAAAGAGGCCAGGCTATGTGAACATTTGGATAGACACCCACGCCATAGACAAGTACTCACGGGTCCTATTCCCTGGTTCCTACGCCCTGTTCAACATCATCTACTGGTCTATCTACTCCTAA
- the LOC129812622 gene encoding gamma-aminobutyric acid receptor subunit rho-1-like isoform X2, with translation MCTMQVDTVFVLFCICLMGVAGRSAHQRGQKLETYKQSRSRRQTSRMDGGTHSKSERPILKRSSDMTKSPMTKSEQLLRIDDHDFTMRPAFGGPPIPVGVDVQVESLDTISEVDMDFTMTLYLRHYWKDERLSFPSTNNQSMTFDSRLAKKIWVPDMFFVHSKRSFIHDTTTDNVMLRVHPDGNVLYSLRITVTAMCNMDLSRFPLDTQTCSLEIESYAYTDDDLMLYWKKGNESLNTDERISLSQFLIQKFHTTTKLAFYSSTGWYNRLYIHFTLRRHVFFFLLQTYFPATLMVMLSWVSFWIDRRAVPARVPLGMKGPCQKDKKVSSSRYHHGAHHVHHHHWSQRLHAQSVLHQSSRHLPVVALYLWHWQPGRHDVRPPDLRLHHHGRQQHSELWHSRELWDARERRQAGEDVGPGGSGGSPAHGPGKEARLCEHLDRHPRHRQVLTGPIPWFLRPVQHHLLVYLLLTPDLCHKWGRTLLPYHTHMLQLEHNMVIFIKHQMDRELT, from the exons ATCCAGGAGACAAACGTCAAGAATGGATGGAGGAACTCATAGCAAGTCTGAAAG ACCAATTCTAAAGCGAAGTTCAGACATGACAAAATCTCCCATGACAAAATCTGAGCAGCTCCTAAGAATAGATGACCATGATTTTACCATGAGACCAGCATTTGGAG GACCCCCTATTCCAGTTGGGGTAGATGTTCAGGTTGAAAGTCTGGACACAATCTCTGAAGTGGATATG GACTTCACCATGACCCTGTACCTGAGGCACTACTGGAAGGACGAGCGCCTGTCCTTCCCCAGCACCAATAACCAGAGCATGACCTTCGACAGCAGGCTGGCCAAGAAGATCTGGGTTCCTGACATGTTCTTCGTCCACTCCAAGAGGTCCTTCATCCATGACACCACCACAGACAACGTCATGCTGAGGGTGCACCCTGACGGAAATGTGCTCTACAGTCTAAG AATCACAGTCACGGCCATGTGCAACATGGACCTGAGTCGCTTCCCTCTGGACACACAGACCTGCTCGCTGGAGATAGAGAGCT ACGCGTACACGGACGATGACCTCATGCTGTACTGGAAGAAAGGCAACGAGTCACTGAACACGGACGAGAGGATATCTTTATCCCAGTTCCTCATCCAGAAGTTCCACACCACTACAAAGCTGGCCTTTTATAGCAGTACAG GCTGGTACAACCGTCTGTACATCCACTTCACTCTACGACGCCACGTCTTCTTCTTCCTGCTCCAAACCTACTTCCCTGCCACCCTCATGGTCATGCTGTCCTGGGTCTCCTTCTGGATTGACCGCAGGGCTGTCCCCGCTAGGGTCCCTTTGGGTATGAAAGGCCCTTGCCAGAAGGACAAGAAAGTTTCTAGCTCTAG GTATCACCACGGTGCTCACCATGTCCACCATCATCACTGGAGTCAACGCCTCCATGCCCAGAGTGTCCTACATCAAAGCAGTAGACATCTACCTGTGG TTGCCCTGTACCTGTGGCATTGGCAACCCGGACGACATGACGTGCGACCCCCAGATCTCCGGCTACACCACCATGGACGTCAACAGCACAGCGAACTATGGCACAGCAGGGAACTATGGGATGCCAGAGAACGGCGGCAGGCAGGAGAGGATGTTGGCCCAGGTGGTTCTGGGGGATCCCCAGCTCACGGGCCAGGTAAAGAGGCCAGGCTATGTGAACATTTGGATAGACACCCACGCCATAGACAAGTACTCACGGGTCCTATTCCCTGGTTCCTACGCCCTGTTCAACATCATCTACTGGTCTATCTACTCCTAACGCCTGACCTGTGCCACAAATGGGGAAGGACTCTTCTACCCTATCACACTCACATGCTGCAGTTAGAGCACAACATGGTCATATTTATTAAGCACCAAATGGACAGAGAACTGACTTAA